A region from the uncultured Macellibacteroides sp. genome encodes:
- the fucP gene encoding L-fucose:H+ symporter permease — translation MNNKKNYALPLALIFCLFFLWAISSNLLPTMIRQLMKTCELNAFEASFTESAYWLAYFIFPIPIAMFMKRYSYKSGIIFGLVLAAFGGLLFFPAAILKEYWAYLCIFFIIATGMCFLETAANPYVIALGNPDTAPRRLNLAQSFNGLGAFIAAMFLSKLVLSGTHYTRETLPAVYTGGWEQYIQMETDAMRLPYLILGLFLLVIAVVFIFSKLPKISEGNHEEGRLQQGEKLIDFSVLKRSHLRWGVIAQFFYNGGQTAINSLFLVYCCSYAGLEEDTATTFFGLYMLAFLSGRWIGTLLMVKFRPQDMLFVYAILNIALCGVVVSWGGIIGLYAMLAISFFMSIMYPTQFSLALKDLGSNTKSGAAFLVMAIVGNACLPQLTAYIMHINEQIYYVAYSIPMICFAFCAYYGWKGYKIVD, via the coding sequence ATGAATAATAAAAAGAATTATGCCTTACCATTGGCTCTTATTTTTTGTCTCTTTTTCTTATGGGCAATAAGTAGTAATTTATTGCCAACAATGATACGGCAATTAATGAAAACATGCGAGTTGAATGCTTTTGAAGCCTCATTTACTGAATCGGCTTACTGGCTCGCTTACTTTATATTTCCTATTCCTATTGCGATGTTTATGAAACGTTACAGTTATAAGTCCGGAATAATTTTCGGGTTGGTATTGGCTGCTTTTGGGGGGCTTTTGTTTTTTCCAGCGGCTATTCTCAAAGAGTATTGGGCCTATTTATGTATATTTTTTATTATAGCGACAGGTATGTGCTTTTTGGAAACAGCTGCCAATCCTTATGTTATCGCGTTGGGTAATCCGGATACAGCCCCCAGAAGGTTAAACCTGGCTCAGTCTTTTAATGGCTTAGGTGCGTTTATTGCAGCGATGTTTCTAAGCAAGCTTGTATTAAGCGGCACGCATTATACGCGAGAAACTCTTCCAGCTGTTTATACTGGCGGTTGGGAGCAATATATCCAGATGGAGACAGACGCGATGAGGCTTCCTTATCTTATTCTCGGACTGTTCTTGCTTGTTATAGCAGTTGTATTTATTTTCTCGAAACTCCCGAAAATAAGTGAAGGAAATCATGAAGAAGGACGTTTGCAACAGGGTGAAAAGCTAATTGATTTCAGTGTGCTAAAACGTTCGCATTTACGTTGGGGTGTTATTGCTCAATTTTTCTATAATGGTGGGCAGACAGCTATTAATAGCTTATTTCTGGTTTATTGCTGTTCGTATGCAGGTTTGGAGGAAGACACGGCAACTACATTTTTTGGCCTTTATATGTTAGCCTTCCTTTCCGGACGATGGATTGGAACCCTTCTAATGGTGAAGTTCCGACCGCAGGATATGTTATTTGTTTATGCCATTCTGAACATTGCATTATGTGGCGTAGTTGTTAGTTGGGGAGGCATAATCGGTTTATACGCGATGTTGGCTATTTCTTTTTTCATGTCTATAATGTATCCCACCCAATTTTCATTAGCATTAAAGGATTTGGGAAGTAATACCAAGAGTGGGGCCGCTTTCCTTGTTATGGCTATAGTTGGCAATGCTTGTCTTCCACAGCTAACAGCTTATATTATGCATATAAATGAACAAATATATTATGTAGCATACAGTATTCCTATGATCTGTTTTGCTTTTTGCGCATACTATGGATGGAAAGGATATAAAATTGTTGATTGA
- a CDS encoding DUF4954 family protein, with amino-acid sequence MSNKRNLRTEEIAVLQANACKADNWDSVFVPDLFDIQHVTHTHFSGEVSLGAFNKEFVLPGGLTKHAGLHNVTLHNCSLGDNCLIENVQNYIANYVIGDNCLIQHINVMLVDGYSSFGNGTPVAVLNETGGREVPMYNTLPAPLAYIIALYRHRPELINQISKLIEEYSKGVSSSFGTIGNNTRITNTGTIRNVYIGSNATIENCTRLENGSVNSRPEEPVYVGDSVIAQDFILSSGVVLADAAKLVRCFVGQACHVTHNFSAHDSLLFSNCVFENGEACAIFAGPFTVSMHKSSLLIAGMFSFLNAGSGSNQSNHMYKLGPIHQGIVERGSKTTSDSYLLWPARVGAFSLVMGRHYRHCDTSDMPFSYLIEKDDETYLVPGVNLRSVGTIRDAQKWPKRDKRKADLHLDPINYNLLSPYTISKMIKAVEVLKNLQSLVGETSEIYYYQNTRIKGSSLRKGLDLYNKAINKFLGNSLIKRLEGTNFSSMEEVWKQLRPTDAKGEGEWIDLSGMIAPKDLIEEYLCRIEAGEIHSLEEISAYLHGLHKKYYDMEWTWAYGVIESAYKVNLQTINAEKLISLVEIWKESVVSLDELLYADAKKEFSLTSKISFGVDGSTSDKMKDFEGVRGDFENNPFVAAVNEHIVTKKALGDELINRLNVVLKR; translated from the coding sequence ATGAGTAATAAGCGTAACCTGCGGACGGAAGAAATTGCCGTACTGCAGGCCAATGCATGTAAAGCGGACAACTGGGACTCCGTATTTGTGCCTGATTTATTTGATATTCAACATGTAACCCACACCCACTTCTCGGGAGAGGTATCTCTGGGAGCTTTCAACAAAGAGTTTGTTCTGCCTGGCGGACTGACAAAACATGCAGGTTTGCACAATGTAACATTACATAATTGCTCGTTGGGGGATAATTGCCTTATCGAGAATGTGCAGAATTACATAGCGAATTATGTTATTGGTGACAATTGCCTTATTCAACATATAAATGTGATGCTGGTCGATGGTTACTCTTCTTTTGGAAATGGAACTCCGGTTGCTGTTTTAAATGAAACGGGAGGAAGGGAAGTACCAATGTACAATACTTTACCGGCCCCGCTGGCATATATTATTGCATTATACCGCCACAGACCAGAACTAATAAACCAGATCAGCAAACTTATTGAAGAGTATTCGAAAGGAGTATCCTCTTCTTTCGGGACCATTGGTAATAATACCCGGATTACAAATACGGGAACTATTAGAAACGTATATATTGGAAGCAATGCTACAATAGAAAACTGTACCAGACTGGAAAACGGATCGGTAAACAGCCGTCCCGAAGAACCGGTGTATGTAGGTGATAGTGTAATTGCCCAGGATTTTATTCTATCTTCAGGTGTAGTGCTTGCGGATGCGGCAAAATTGGTACGTTGCTTTGTAGGCCAGGCCTGCCATGTTACACATAACTTTTCTGCGCACGATTCGCTGCTATTCAGTAACTGTGTATTCGAAAACGGAGAAGCCTGCGCTATCTTTGCAGGTCCCTTCACTGTATCGATGCATAAAAGCAGTTTGCTGATTGCGGGAATGTTTTCTTTTCTGAACGCAGGAAGCGGTTCGAATCAAAGTAACCACATGTACAAGCTTGGTCCAATCCATCAAGGCATTGTGGAAAGAGGTTCGAAGACAACAAGCGATTCGTATTTGTTATGGCCAGCCAGAGTCGGGGCTTTTTCATTAGTAATGGGAAGACATTATCGCCACTGTGATACATCAGATATGCCTTTCTCGTACCTTATTGAAAAGGATGATGAAACATACCTGGTTCCGGGGGTGAATCTGCGAAGTGTGGGTACTATCCGCGATGCCCAGAAGTGGCCGAAGCGAGACAAGCGCAAAGCTGACTTACACCTGGATCCGATTAATTATAATTTACTGAGCCCGTATACGATCAGCAAGATGATAAAGGCGGTAGAGGTTTTGAAAAACCTGCAATCGCTCGTAGGCGAAACTTCAGAGATTTATTATTATCAGAATACACGTATCAAAGGCTCTTCTCTTCGAAAGGGGCTGGACTTATACAACAAAGCTATTAATAAATTTCTTGGGAATTCTCTTATTAAAAGACTAGAGGGAACCAATTTCTCATCCATGGAGGAAGTTTGGAAACAACTTCGTCCAACCGATGCCAAAGGTGAAGGTGAATGGATTGATTTATCCGGAATGATTGCCCCCAAGGACCTAATTGAAGAGTATTTATGTCGTATAGAGGCTGGAGAGATTCATTCGCTGGAAGAGATCTCGGCTTATCTTCATGGATTACATAAAAAGTATTACGACATGGAATGGACTTGGGCATACGGTGTTATCGAATCTGCTTACAAGGTGAATCTACAAACCATCAATGCGGAGAAACTGATTTCTCTGGTTGAAATATGGAAGGAATCAGTTGTAAGCCTGGACGAATTATTGTACGCAGATGCAAAAAAAGAGTTCTCTCTTACATCCAAGATCAGCTTTGGAGTAGATGGTTCAACATCTGATAAAATGAAAGATTTTGAAGGTGTTCGCGGAGATTTCGAAAACAATCCTTTTGTGGCAGCAGTAAATGAACACATTGTGACAAAGAAAGCCCTTGGGGATGAATTGATCAATAGATTGAACGTTGTTTTGAAACGGTAA
- a CDS encoding amidohydrolase family protein, whose translation MDQFIIDAHSHLWLNQDTEVDGLPVRTLKNGRSLFMGEVRQMLPPFMIDGKNSAEVFLSTMDYAQVSAAVVTQEYIDGIQNDYLAEVIKRYPERFFMCGMCEFRKPGFFEDAKRLIADGFKAIKIPAQRLLLPGGRIMLNNEEMMQLFHYMEASHCILSIDLADGDTQVEEMNDIIKECPGLKIAIGHFGMVTRPKWKEQIRLALHQNVMIESGGITWLFNEEFYPFPGAVKAIREAADIVGMDKLMWGSDYPRTITAITYKMSYDFIQKTNCLTQNEKALFLGKNAARFYGFTNLTKLPYIKNMSE comes from the coding sequence ATGGATCAATTCATAATAGATGCACATTCTCACCTTTGGTTAAATCAGGATACGGAAGTAGATGGATTGCCTGTTCGTACGTTGAAAAACGGCCGGTCATTGTTCATGGGTGAAGTCCGGCAGATGCTTCCTCCTTTTATGATTGATGGTAAAAACAGTGCCGAAGTCTTCCTCTCTACTATGGATTATGCCCAGGTGTCTGCAGCAGTGGTTACACAGGAATATATAGATGGTATTCAAAACGACTATCTGGCCGAAGTGATTAAGCGTTATCCTGAACGTTTTTTCATGTGTGGAATGTGCGAGTTTCGTAAACCAGGATTCTTCGAAGATGCGAAACGATTGATTGCCGATGGATTTAAAGCTATTAAGATCCCGGCTCAGCGGTTGCTGCTTCCCGGGGGACGGATCATGCTGAATAATGAAGAGATGATGCAACTTTTTCATTATATGGAAGCAAGCCACTGTATTCTTTCTATTGATTTGGCCGATGGCGATACGCAAGTGGAAGAAATGAATGATATTATCAAGGAATGCCCCGGTTTGAAAATTGCCATTGGCCATTTTGGAATGGTTACCCGCCCAAAATGGAAAGAACAGATTAGATTAGCACTCCATCAGAATGTAATGATCGAATCCGGAGGTATAACCTGGTTATTTAACGAAGAATTTTATCCGTTTCCGGGAGCCGTGAAGGCTATTCGGGAGGCAGCGGATATTGTTGGAATGGATAAACTAATGTGGGGCTCTGATTACCCCCGTACCATCACAGCCATAACGTATAAAATGTCGTACGATTTTATACAGAAAACGAATTGCCTGACACAAAACGAAAAAGCATTATTCTTAGGAAAGAATGCCGCCCGGTTCTATGGATTCACAAATTTGACGAAGTTACCTTATATTAAAAACATGTCTGAATAA
- a CDS encoding tagaturonate reductase — protein sequence MKELNRKTAKAKQYPERIIQFGEGNFLRAFVDWIVWNMNGKADFNASVVVVQPIAQGMVDMLNKQDCLYHVNLQGLDQGVAVDSLTMIDVISRALNPYTENEAFMKLAEQPEMRFIISNTTEAGIAFDPSCKLTDVPASSYPGKLTQLLYHRFKTFHGDKTKGFIIFPCELIFLNGHKLKETIFQYIELWNLEEAFKAWFEEACGVYATLVDRIVPGFPRKDILAIQEKLQYNDNLVVQGEIFHLWVIEAPKEVAEEFPADKAGLNVLFVPSEEPYHERKVTLLNGPHTVLSPVAYLSGLNIVREACQHEVIGKYIDKVMFGELLETLNLPKDELIQFGKDVLERFNNPFVDHQVTSIMLNSFPKYQTRDLPGLKTYFDRKGVLPSGLVLGLAAIITYYRGGKRGDDEIKIQDDVKITTLLTDLWATGCTKKVAEGVLNAGFIWGENLNLIPGLTEKIVYYLNTIQEKGMIHVVKEVVNE from the coding sequence GTGAAAGAGTTAAATAGAAAAACAGCGAAAGCAAAACAATATCCGGAACGTATTATTCAGTTTGGAGAAGGTAATTTTCTTCGTGCCTTTGTCGATTGGATTGTATGGAATATGAATGGAAAGGCAGACTTCAACGCAAGTGTTGTTGTTGTACAACCTATTGCGCAGGGTATGGTGGATATGCTGAACAAACAGGATTGCTTGTATCATGTAAATCTGCAGGGACTGGATCAGGGAGTTGCTGTGGATAGTCTGACGATGATCGACGTAATCAGCCGGGCATTGAATCCCTATACCGAAAACGAGGCTTTTATGAAGCTGGCAGAACAACCGGAAATGCGCTTCATTATATCAAATACCACAGAAGCCGGTATTGCATTTGATCCTTCCTGTAAGTTGACCGATGTGCCGGCATCTTCTTATCCGGGTAAACTGACTCAGTTACTGTATCATCGTTTTAAAACTTTTCATGGCGACAAGACTAAAGGGTTTATTATCTTTCCTTGCGAATTGATATTCCTGAATGGGCATAAGCTGAAAGAAACGATTTTCCAATATATAGAGCTTTGGAATCTGGAAGAAGCCTTCAAGGCATGGTTTGAAGAGGCTTGCGGTGTGTACGCAACTTTGGTGGACCGTATTGTTCCCGGATTTCCCCGTAAAGATATTTTGGCTATTCAGGAGAAGTTACAATACAACGATAATCTGGTGGTGCAGGGGGAAATCTTCCATCTGTGGGTGATTGAAGCTCCAAAAGAAGTTGCGGAAGAGTTTCCCGCAGACAAAGCCGGGTTGAATGTCTTGTTTGTTCCGAGTGAAGAGCCGTACCACGAACGTAAGGTTACGTTGTTGAATGGTCCGCATACAGTATTGTCGCCAGTGGCTTATTTGTCGGGTTTGAATATTGTTCGCGAAGCTTGCCAGCACGAAGTAATTGGTAAGTATATTGATAAAGTAATGTTTGGCGAATTACTGGAAACATTGAATCTGCCGAAAGACGAACTGATTCAGTTCGGGAAAGATGTGTTGGAGCGTTTCAATAATCCGTTTGTAGATCATCAGGTAACTTCTATCATGCTGAATTCTTTCCCGAAATATCAAACACGCGATTTGCCTGGCTTGAAAACTTATTTTGATCGCAAAGGGGTTCTTCCTTCGGGTCTGGTTTTGGGATTGGCCGCAATTATCACTTATTATAGGGGAGGAAAGCGTGGTGATGATGAGATAAAGATACAGGATGATGTGAAAATTACTACCTTGCTGACAGATTTATGGGCTACTGGTTGTACAAAGAAGGTTGCTGAAGGTGTTTTAAATGCCGGATTTATTTGGGGTGAGAATCTTAACCTGATTCCGGGACTTACAGAAAAGATTGTTTATTATTTGAATACTATTCAGGAAAAAGGTATGATTCATGTAGTTAAAGAGGTTGTAAATGAATAA
- the hflX gene encoding GTPase HflX, with protein sequence MKEFIISDAQTEKAVLVGLITPDQNEQKIREYLDELAFLADTAGVDPVKMFYQRLDYSNPVTFVGKGKLQEIKEYVVENEIGVVIFDDELSPKQLRNIEKELQVMILDRTSLILDIFAKRAQTAHAKTQVELAQYKYMLPRLTRLWTHLERQRGGVGMRGPGETQLETDKRIILDKISLLKRDLISIDKTMSIQRKNRGKMVRVALVGYTNVGKSTLMNLISKSEVFAENKLFATLDTTVRKVIIENLPFLLSDTVGFIRKLPTELVESFKSTLDEVREADLLVHIVDVSHPQFEEQIEVVNKTLAEIDKQAKPMIIVFNKIDAFSFVKKDEDDLTPSTRENVSLDELKRTWMNRLQDNCIFISAKDRTNVDELKTMLYTRVREIHTTRFPYNDFLFQQYDDVDDGNLDE encoded by the coding sequence ATGAAAGAATTTATCATATCAGACGCACAAACAGAAAAAGCTGTATTGGTGGGGTTGATTACTCCAGACCAGAACGAGCAGAAAATCAGAGAGTATCTGGACGAGCTTGCGTTTCTGGCCGATACGGCAGGGGTAGATCCTGTAAAGATGTTTTACCAACGATTGGATTACTCCAATCCGGTAACCTTTGTAGGTAAGGGTAAATTGCAGGAGATTAAGGAATATGTGGTTGAAAACGAAATAGGGGTGGTGATTTTTGATGATGAGTTGTCGCCGAAGCAGTTAAGGAACATTGAGAAGGAGCTGCAGGTGATGATACTGGATCGTACAAGCCTTATTCTGGACATCTTTGCAAAACGGGCACAGACAGCCCATGCAAAAACGCAGGTAGAACTGGCTCAGTATAAATATATGCTGCCACGTCTTACCCGGTTATGGACACACCTTGAGCGGCAACGCGGTGGTGTTGGAATGCGTGGTCCCGGAGAAACACAGCTTGAAACGGATAAACGTATTATCCTGGACAAGATTTCGTTGCTAAAAAGGGACCTTATCAGCATCGACAAGACAATGTCTATTCAACGGAAAAACCGAGGAAAGATGGTTCGCGTAGCTTTGGTAGGTTACACTAACGTGGGAAAGTCTACGTTAATGAATCTTATCAGCAAAAGTGAGGTATTTGCAGAAAACAAATTATTCGCAACACTTGATACGACTGTACGTAAAGTGATAATTGAGAACCTCCCGTTCCTGTTATCTGATACGGTTGGTTTTATCCGCAAGTTGCCAACAGAACTGGTAGAATCATTTAAATCGACATTGGACGAAGTTCGTGAGGCAGACTTACTGGTACATATTGTGGATGTATCGCATCCTCAATTTGAAGAACAGATTGAAGTAGTTAACAAAACACTTGCTGAAATAGATAAGCAAGCGAAGCCTATGATTATTGTGTTCAATAAGATAGATGCTTTTTCGTTTGTAAAAAAGGATGAAGATGATTTAACTCCCAGCACACGCGAGAACGTGAGTCTGGACGAACTAAAACGTACCTGGATGAACCGTTTGCAAGATAATTGTATCTTTATCTCGGCGAAAGACCGTACAAATGTAGATGAACTAAAAACAATGCTATATACGCGGGTTAGAGAGATCCACACCACGCGTTTCCCTTACAATGATTTCCTTTTTCAACAGTATGATGATGTTGACGATGGGAATCTTGATGAATAG
- a CDS encoding zinc-binding alcohol dehydrogenase family protein has translation MKAVQLTATSEMKVVEIEKPFMGPNDVLVKIKYVGFCGSDLNTFLGRNPMVKLPVIPGHEVGAVIEETGANVPDGFHQGMSVTLNPYTNCGRCASCRNGKVNACEHNETLGVQRNGVMCEFAVLPWTKIIPANKLSPRDCALIEPMSVGFHAVSRVQVTDIDTVMVIGCGMIGIGAIIRASLRGATVIAVDIDDEKLSLAKRVGAKFTINSQIDNVHECLQKVTNNLGPDVVIEAVGSPSTYVMAVDEVAFTGRIACIGYAKSEVSFQTKFFVQKELTILGSRNALPSDFRAVIHYLEQGTCPKDELISKIVSPEEALIAMNEWAANPGKVFRILVKF, from the coding sequence ATGAAAGCAGTTCAACTAACAGCAACTTCCGAAATGAAGGTGGTTGAAATAGAAAAGCCCTTTATGGGGCCCAACGATGTATTAGTTAAAATCAAGTATGTCGGTTTTTGCGGTTCTGATTTGAATACATTTTTAGGGCGTAATCCGATGGTGAAACTTCCTGTTATTCCAGGACATGAAGTAGGAGCCGTTATTGAAGAGACGGGAGCAAACGTTCCCGATGGATTTCATCAGGGAATGAGTGTTACTTTGAATCCTTACACAAATTGTGGAAGGTGTGCTTCTTGCCGGAATGGAAAGGTTAATGCTTGCGAACACAACGAAACATTAGGGGTGCAACGAAATGGAGTAATGTGTGAATTTGCCGTTCTTCCCTGGACTAAAATAATTCCGGCAAACAAACTATCACCAAGGGATTGTGCGCTGATTGAACCGATGAGTGTAGGCTTCCATGCTGTATCGCGCGTGCAGGTAACAGATATTGATACCGTGATGGTGATCGGTTGCGGAATGATCGGTATTGGCGCTATCATTCGGGCTTCACTTCGTGGAGCAACTGTCATAGCAGTAGATATTGATGACGAAAAGTTATCTTTGGCTAAACGTGTGGGTGCAAAGTTTACAATCAATTCCCAAATCGATAATGTACACGAATGTCTGCAAAAAGTAACAAATAATCTGGGTCCGGATGTGGTGATTGAAGCTGTGGGTAGTCCTTCTACCTATGTAATGGCTGTAGATGAGGTTGCTTTTACCGGAAGAATTGCTTGTATAGGCTACGCTAAAAGTGAAGTCTCTTTTCAAACAAAGTTTTTTGTTCAGAAAGAATTAACTATCTTGGGATCCCGTAATGCGCTGCCTTCTGATTTCCGTGCTGTAATTCACTATTTGGAACAAGGAACTTGTCCGAAGGACGAACTGATTTCAAAGATAGTATCTCCCGAAGAAGCGCTTATTGCTATGAATGAATGGGCTGCAAATCCAGGTAAAGTATTTCGTATATTAGTGAAATTCTAA
- a CDS encoding LacI family DNA-binding transcriptional regulator, with product MKKKPISLKDIATEFNVSISTVSRALKDSYEISPELRNRIQAFAKERNYRPSPFAMSLLKNSSGIIGIIVPDLVTYFYASIISGISDMAKQNGYSVIIASSYEQYEEEKQCLENLINIRVEGVMACISQETTDYSHFEALEELNIPLAFFDRVCLPDKFSSVVADNHESARIATEHLLQNGSKRVGFIGGADYLGIVKKRKEGYVEALQKYNVPIENSLIICEKMTPEEGCEATKRLLNLPNPPDAILAMNDTLAFAAMKEIKNNNLRIPQDIALIGYTDDAHSNYVEPALTAIAHNTYEMGTTACRLLLKQIQEGGIPEQVVIPTLLKVRNSSIKHSC from the coding sequence ATGAAAAAGAAGCCCATTTCTCTAAAGGATATCGCTACAGAGTTTAATGTTTCCATCTCTACTGTTTCCCGCGCACTGAAAGACAGTTACGAAATCAGTCCGGAGTTACGTAATCGGATTCAGGCTTTTGCTAAAGAACGAAATTATCGACCCAGTCCATTTGCCATGAGCTTATTAAAAAACAGTTCTGGAATCATTGGGATTATTGTTCCCGATTTGGTAACTTATTTCTATGCTTCTATCATTAGCGGCATTAGCGATATGGCGAAACAAAATGGTTACTCTGTAATCATTGCCTCATCGTACGAGCAATATGAGGAAGAGAAACAATGCTTGGAAAACCTTATAAATATACGGGTAGAAGGGGTTATGGCATGCATTTCGCAAGAAACAACAGATTATTCGCATTTTGAAGCATTAGAAGAACTAAATATCCCTTTAGCCTTTTTCGATCGGGTTTGCCTGCCCGATAAATTTTCGTCTGTCGTAGCAGACAATCATGAGTCAGCCCGCATAGCTACTGAACATTTATTACAAAATGGGTCCAAAAGAGTGGGATTTATTGGTGGAGCCGATTATCTTGGAATAGTAAAGAAAAGGAAAGAAGGCTATGTGGAAGCCTTACAGAAATATAATGTTCCAATAGAAAACTCACTAATTATATGCGAAAAAATGACTCCCGAAGAAGGGTGTGAGGCAACGAAACGACTCCTTAACCTTCCGAATCCTCCCGATGCGATTCTGGCAATGAACGACACTTTAGCCTTTGCTGCCATGAAGGAAATAAAGAATAACAATCTGCGTATTCCTCAAGATATCGCATTGATTGGATACACAGACGATGCCCATTCAAATTATGTAGAACCGGCGTTGACTGCCATAGCACACAATACCTACGAAATGGGAACCACGGCTTGCCGGCTGTTGCTAAAACAAATACAAGAGGGTGGTATCCCCGAACAGGTAGTGATTCCTACTCTTTTAAAAGTAAGGAATTCTTCAATCAAACATTCCTGTTAA
- a CDS encoding aldo/keto reductase, whose product MNYNEIGKTGMKVSDLSFGASSLGGVFHDIRESEGINAVCKAIENGMNFIDVSPYYGHYKAETVLGKALQLIPREHYYLSTKVGRYGKDGKNTWDYSAKRATESVYESLDRLHIDSIDLINVHDIEFVDLNLVINETLPALVELKNKGIVKHIGITDLQLENLKWVIEHTSPGTVESILNFCHYCLNDDKLVDFLDFFEKHDVGVINASPLSMGLLSERGIPEWHPAPKALVEVCRKAVQHCKSRNYPIEKLAIQFSVSNPRIATTLFSSANPENVLKNIRFAEEPIDWDLVKEVQEIIGDQKRVSWINS is encoded by the coding sequence ATGAATTACAATGAAATTGGCAAGACCGGAATGAAGGTGTCCGATCTTAGTTTTGGAGCCTCTTCTTTAGGTGGTGTTTTTCATGATATCCGTGAATCGGAAGGAATTAATGCTGTATGTAAAGCAATAGAAAATGGAATGAATTTTATTGATGTCTCTCCCTATTATGGACATTATAAAGCGGAAACTGTTTTAGGAAAAGCATTGCAGTTAATTCCCAGAGAACATTATTATCTTTCCACAAAAGTAGGCCGTTATGGAAAAGACGGTAAGAATACATGGGATTATTCGGCCAAACGAGCAACAGAAAGTGTTTACGAAAGTCTGGACCGTTTACATATTGATTCCATTGATTTAATAAATGTCCATGATATCGAATTTGTTGATTTGAATCTTGTTATAAACGAAACTTTGCCGGCTTTGGTGGAGCTGAAAAACAAAGGAATTGTAAAACATATAGGTATTACCGATTTGCAACTGGAGAATCTGAAGTGGGTGATAGAGCATACTTCCCCCGGAACAGTAGAGAGTATTTTAAATTTCTGCCATTATTGTTTGAATGATGATAAACTTGTTGATTTTTTAGACTTCTTCGAGAAACACGATGTTGGAGTTATCAATGCATCCCCTCTATCCATGGGACTGTTATCAGAACGAGGTATTCCGGAGTGGCATCCGGCCCCGAAGGCATTGGTTGAAGTTTGTCGGAAAGCAGTTCAGCACTGTAAATCCAGGAATTATCCGATAGAGAAGTTAGCCATTCAGTTTTCGGTAAGCAATCCACGTATTGCCACTACTTTGTTTAGTTCGGCCAATCCGGAAAATGTTTTAAAAAACATTCGCTTTGCAGAAGAACCTATTGATTGGGATTTAGTGAAAGAGGTTCAGGAAATTATCGGCGACCAAAAACGAGTATCATGGATCAATTCATAA